The following are encoded together in the Pedobacter steynii genome:
- the rpsU gene encoding 30S ribosomal protein S21 — MIIINIKDGESLDKALKRFKKKFEKTGVLRELRSRQAYEKKSVARRTLVKHAIYKQNMQLEGTV, encoded by the coding sequence ATGATTATCATTAATATTAAAGACGGCGAATCACTAGATAAAGCCTTGAAACGTTTCAAAAAGAAATTTGAAAAAACAGGAGTGTTAAGAGAATTACGTAGCCGCCAAGCTTATGAGAAAAAATCTGTAGCTCGTCGTACACTAGTTAAACACGCTATTTACAAGCAGAACATGCAACTTGAAGGAACTGTATAG
- a CDS encoding tyrosine-type recombinase/integrase, which translates to MIVAQFLIYLQHEKRYSPHTIQSYKTDLLQFSEYLLQTFELPLTEAGHVHVRNFMVSLLEDHVSENSVGRKLSTLRSFYKYLSREGLVALNPMALVKAPKIPKRLPVFVDDQKLDVLLDSGDFFDDTFPSVRDKLVIETLFGTGMRLAELLSLKEADVDFYGATVRVLGKRNKERIIPISKVLGDQVKAYLELKTLQNFDNKTGPLIVTGKGAPAYPKLIYRIVTSYLTNISTQDKKSPHVLRHSYATSLLNRGADLNAIKELLGHSSLAATQVYTHNSVERLKSIYKQAHPKA; encoded by the coding sequence ATGATTGTTGCTCAATTCCTGATATATCTCCAGCACGAGAAACGTTATTCTCCACATACCATTCAGTCTTACAAGACCGACTTGTTGCAGTTTAGTGAATACCTGCTGCAAACATTTGAATTGCCCTTAACCGAAGCAGGGCATGTGCACGTAAGGAATTTTATGGTGTCGCTTCTGGAGGATCATGTTTCCGAGAATTCTGTAGGAAGGAAGCTATCTACGCTTCGCAGCTTCTATAAATATCTTTCGCGTGAGGGTTTGGTTGCACTGAATCCGATGGCGCTTGTAAAGGCGCCTAAAATACCTAAAAGACTTCCTGTATTCGTAGATGACCAGAAGCTGGATGTCCTGTTGGATTCCGGAGATTTTTTCGATGATACTTTTCCTTCAGTGCGTGATAAACTGGTGATTGAAACTTTATTTGGTACCGGTATGCGTTTGGCGGAATTGCTTTCCCTGAAAGAAGCTGACGTTGATTTTTATGGTGCTACAGTCCGGGTTTTGGGAAAAAGAAATAAAGAGAGAATTATTCCGATCAGTAAAGTCCTTGGTGATCAGGTAAAAGCCTATCTTGAATTGAAAACGTTACAAAATTTTGATAACAAAACGGGACCCTTAATCGTTACAGGTAAAGGTGCACCTGCTTATCCTAAACTCATCTATAGGATTGTGACCAGTTATTTGACAAATATATCCACACAGGATAAAAAAAGTCCGCATGTATTGCGCCATTCTTACGCAACAAGCCTGTTGAACAGGGGTGCAGATTTAAATGCAATAAAAGAGTTATTGGGCCATTCCAGTCTGGCGGCAACGCAGGTATATACCCATAACTCTGTAGAGAGATTAAAATCAATATATAAACAAGCCCATCCAAAGGCATAA
- the hpf gene encoding ribosome hibernation-promoting factor, HPF/YfiA family, which yields MKITVQSIHFNADQKLLEFIQKKVDKLDQFFDQIISGEVYLKLENVDDEANKISEIKLIVPGVTMFAKEQCKSFEEATDLAIESLRKQITKHKDKTREKLSEHKAILNADEVSDY from the coding sequence ATGAAAATTACAGTTCAATCGATCCATTTCAATGCAGACCAGAAGTTGTTAGAGTTTATTCAGAAGAAAGTTGATAAGTTAGATCAGTTCTTCGACCAGATTATTAGCGGGGAGGTTTATTTGAAATTAGAGAATGTAGATGATGAGGCTAATAAAATAAGTGAGATCAAACTGATCGTTCCGGGAGTTACGATGTTCGCGAAAGAGCAATGTAAATCTTTTGAAGAGGCGACGGATTTGGCAATTGAGTCCCTGAGAAAACAAATCACCAAACATAAAGACAAGACAAGAGAAAAATTAAGTGAACATAAAGCAATTTTAAATGCAGACGAAGTCTCTGATTATTAG
- the tuf gene encoding elongation factor Tu: MAKEKFDRSKPHLNIGTIGHVDHGKTTLTAAITKVLSDAGLSEARSFDSIDSAPEEKERGITINTAHVEYSTANRHYAHVDCPGHADYVKNMVTGAAQMDGAIIVVAATDGPMPQTREHILLARQVGVPSLVVFMNKVDMVDDPELLELVEMEVRELLSFYEFPGDDIPVIQGSALGGLNGDPKWVGKIMELMDAVDSYIPIPPRLTDLPFLMPVEDVFSITGRGTVATGRIERGVINSGDPVEILGMGAENLKSTVTGVEMFRKILDYGEAGDNVGLLLRGIEKTDIRRGMVICKPGSVTPHTDFKAEIYVLSKAEGGRHTPFFNKYRPQFYFRTTDVTGEISLAEGTEMVMPGDNVTITVKLINAIAMEKGLRFAIREGGRTVGAGQVTEILK, encoded by the coding sequence ATGGCAAAAGAAAAGTTTGACCGCAGCAAGCCGCACTTAAACATCGGCACAATCGGTCACGTTGACCACGGTAAAACAACCTTAACAGCAGCTATCACTAAAGTGTTATCTGATGCTGGTTTATCTGAGGCGCGTTCATTTGATTCTATTGACTCTGCTCCAGAGGAAAAAGAAAGAGGTATCACTATCAATACAGCACACGTTGAGTATTCAACAGCTAACCGTCACTATGCTCACGTTGACTGTCCAGGTCACGCGGATTACGTGAAAAACATGGTTACTGGTGCTGCGCAAATGGATGGAGCTATCATCGTTGTAGCTGCTACAGATGGTCCGATGCCACAAACTCGTGAGCACATTCTATTGGCTCGTCAGGTTGGTGTTCCTTCATTGGTAGTATTCATGAATAAAGTGGATATGGTTGACGATCCTGAATTACTAGAACTAGTAGAGATGGAAGTTCGTGAATTGTTATCTTTCTATGAATTCCCTGGTGATGATATCCCTGTGATTCAAGGTTCGGCTCTTGGTGGTTTGAACGGTGATCCGAAATGGGTTGGAAAAATCATGGAGCTAATGGATGCTGTAGATAGTTACATTCCAATTCCTCCACGTTTAACTGATCTTCCATTCTTAATGCCTGTTGAAGATGTATTCTCGATCACTGGTCGTGGTACTGTTGCAACTGGTCGTATTGAGCGTGGTGTAATCAACTCTGGTGATCCAGTTGAAATCTTAGGTATGGGTGCTGAAAATCTTAAATCAACTGTAACAGGTGTTGAGATGTTCCGTAAGATCCTTGATTATGGTGAAGCAGGTGATAACGTAGGTCTATTGTTACGTGGTATTGAGAAAACTGATATCCGTCGTGGTATGGTTATCTGTAAACCAGGTTCTGTAACTCCTCACACAGATTTCAAAGCTGAGATCTATGTATTATCAAAAGCTGAAGGTGGACGTCACACTCCATTCTTTAACAAATACCGTCCACAATTCTATTTCCGTACCACAGACGTTACTGGTGAGATCTCACTAGCTGAAGGAACTGAAATGGTTATGCCAGGTGATAACGTTACGATCACAGTTAAATTGATCAACGCAATCGCAATGGAAAAAGGTCTACGTTTCGCAATCCGTGAGGGTGGTAGAACAGTAGGTGCTGGTCAGGTAACTGAAATTTTAAAATAG
- the secE gene encoding preprotein translocase subunit SecE, with the protein MAKVVQFIKESYEEMTQKVTWPTWGELQNSAVLVLVASFIIALVVFAMDKGSTFVLDTFYKSLSN; encoded by the coding sequence ATGGCTAAAGTAGTTCAATTTATTAAAGAATCGTATGAAGAAATGACCCAGAAGGTTACTTGGCCTACATGGGGAGAATTGCAAAATTCTGCAGTGCTGGTTCTGGTAGCTTCGTTTATTATTGCATTGGTTGTCTTTGCAATGGATAAAGGTTCTACTTTTGTTTTAGATACTTTTTATAAATCACTTTCTAATTAA
- the nusG gene encoding transcription termination/antitermination protein NusG has product MDDQLKWYVVRAVSGKEKKVKQYIDSEISRLGFSHLVPQVLIPMEKYYQMKEGKKIAKERNFYPGYVLIEANLDGELEHIIKNVNSVIGFLGDKGGNPVPMRQAEVNRILGKVDEMSQQGETMNVAYYVGENVKVMDGPFNGFTGVIEEVNEEKKKLKVMVKIFGRKTPLELNYMQVEKE; this is encoded by the coding sequence ATGGACGATCAGTTAAAATGGTATGTAGTTAGGGCTGTTAGCGGAAAAGAAAAGAAGGTAAAACAGTATATCGATTCTGAAATTAGCCGTTTAGGTTTTTCTCACCTTGTACCTCAGGTATTAATCCCAATGGAGAAATACTATCAGATGAAGGAGGGGAAAAAAATTGCAAAAGAGCGTAACTTCTATCCCGGATATGTTTTAATTGAAGCAAATTTGGACGGAGAACTGGAACACATTATTAAGAACGTTAATAGTGTGATTGGTTTTTTAGGGGATAAAGGCGGAAACCCGGTACCTATGCGTCAGGCAGAGGTTAACCGTATTTTAGGTAAAGTTGATGAGATGAGCCAGCAAGGTGAAACCATGAACGTTGCTTACTATGTCGGAGAGAATGTAAAAGTAATGGATGGACCATTTAATGGTTTTACCGGCGTGATCGAAGAGGTGAACGAAGAGAAGAAAAAACTAAAAGTTATGGTTAAGATTTTCGGAAGAAAAACTCCATTGGAGCTTAACTATATGCAGGTAGAAAAAGAATAG
- the rplK gene encoding 50S ribosomal protein L11, translating into MAKEVSALVKLQIKGGAANPSPPVGPALGAKGVNIMEFCKQFNARTQDKPGKVLPVVITVYADKSFEFIIKTPPVAIQLKDATKLQSGSAEPNRKKVGSVTWDQVKSIAEDKMTDLNAFTIESAMSMVAGTARSMGITVSGDAPWTN; encoded by the coding sequence ATGGCAAAAGAAGTCAGTGCACTTGTTAAATTACAGATCAAGGGTGGAGCTGCAAATCCATCGCCACCAGTAGGACCTGCTTTAGGTGCTAAGGGGGTGAACATCATGGAGTTTTGCAAACAATTCAATGCTCGTACCCAAGATAAGCCCGGTAAAGTATTACCAGTTGTAATTACTGTTTATGCTGACAAGTCTTTCGAATTTATCATCAAAACCCCTCCGGTTGCTATCCAGTTAAAGGATGCGACTAAATTACAGAGTGGTTCTGCTGAGCCCAACCGTAAGAAAGTTGGTTCGGTGACTTGGGATCAGGTTAAGTCAATTGCTGAAGATAAAATGACTGATTTAAATGCTTTCACTATCGAATCTGCAATGAGTATGGTTGCAGGTACAGCACGCAGTATGGGAATCACCGTTAGCGGTGATGCACCTTGGACAAATTAA
- the rplA gene encoding 50S ribosomal protein L1 translates to MAKLTKNQKKAHAKLESGKTYSLQDAAALVKEITTTKFDASVDIDVALGVDPRKANQMVRGIATLPHGTGKTVRVLVLCTPDKEEEAKAAGADFVGLDEYVAKIEGGWTDVDIIITTPACMAKVGKLGRVLGPRNLMPNPKSGTVTNEVGKAVTDVKGGKIDFKVDKSGIIHASVGKVSFPAEKIYENALEVLQVISKLKPSAAKGTYFKSIHVSSTMSPGIAIETKSVAGI, encoded by the coding sequence GTGGCTAAATTAACAAAAAATCAAAAAAAGGCACATGCTAAACTAGAATCTGGTAAAACGTATTCTTTACAGGATGCGGCTGCTTTGGTAAAAGAGATTACTACAACTAAATTTGATGCATCGGTTGATATCGATGTAGCTTTAGGTGTAGATCCACGTAAAGCCAATCAAATGGTACGTGGTATTGCTACTTTACCACACGGTACAGGTAAAACTGTACGTGTATTAGTTCTTTGTACTCCTGATAAGGAAGAAGAGGCTAAAGCGGCAGGTGCAGATTTTGTAGGTTTAGACGAATATGTAGCCAAGATTGAAGGTGGATGGACTGATGTTGACATTATTATCACTACTCCTGCTTGTATGGCAAAAGTAGGTAAACTGGGCCGCGTTTTAGGTCCACGTAACCTTATGCCAAACCCTAAATCAGGAACTGTTACTAACGAAGTTGGTAAAGCAGTTACTGATGTAAAAGGCGGTAAGATTGATTTTAAAGTTGACAAAAGTGGTATCATTCACGCTTCAGTAGGAAAAGTATCATTCCCAGCAGAAAAAATATATGAAAATGCATTAGAAGTACTTCAGGTAATTTCTAAGCTAAAACCATCTGCTGCAAAAGGAACTTATTTTAAGAGCATTCATGTTTCTTCTACTATGAGTCCTGGAATTGCAATCGAAACTAAATCAGTAGCGGGGATCTAA